The following nucleotide sequence is from Salvia splendens isolate huo1 chromosome 2, SspV2, whole genome shotgun sequence.
GGCGGAGCCCAGAGGGTGCAATGTGCTCAACAGTAATGGAGTTAAGGCCTTGAGTGTTTAGCCTTAGTGTGCAATGTGCTCAACAGTAATGGAGTTAAGGACTTGAGTGCTTAGCCTTAGTTGTGTGAAGCAATATAATATCCTCGGAAGGTAAGTCGTCGTTTCTTCTTCTGAGGGATTATTCCTATGGAAATAATCTACTACGTACTACTTGGTAGATAGTAAGGATAAAGAGTTTTGTTGTGGACAATCAACATGGATATATGTATTTTTCATAAGGTATTGCTAATATTGTTTGTTTGTGTGGAATATGTTATTcaggattttttttttgtaaaatatgtTTCGCAATGTCCAACGATTCATACGCTCACCTGCTCTATATGTTTGAAATGTACAATATTCAACTTGAAATTAATGTGAAATCTATTGCCGTACCACTACAAAAAACACGCAAATTACCAATCAAGATTTCCGTTGGAAAACTATGTTATAAAGGGATTACCAAGGGATACTCGACTTTAGTAAAAGGCAAGTCgcatgttttttttatcaaggGATATATGTGTCGTTGGTAGACTTCCCAACGGCAATTCCCTTGGTAAATCTTGGTTAGGGTTTAGGGAATTACCAACGACAGTTGTCCGTTGGAAATTGTATATTAGGATTTAGGCATTACCAACAGTTTCTGTTGGTAATGTGCTAAATTGTATCAGCTCTGTTTCATTGTTTTTTTACCACACCTGTAAACAATATGTTTCTAGCTATACAATTAAATCAATAAccaataaaataataagaaacaaaataataatcatGATAGATAAACCTCAAAACTTTTCGTCAAAACATAACGAACGTACGAAGCATAAAGTATCGAGTTTAGAAGTTTGTTTGTGAGACATCAATTCTAACTAGTAGCATCATCATCGACACCATCATGAGTGTGACTTGATTGTTGGGGTTGCTTGGACATAAACCGCTTCATCATCTATTCCATCTCCAGTTTTTGCTAGCGTCTTTGCTTAAGTAATTCTTGCTGCATTTGGCCCCACACTTCTTGTTGCACTTCATTTCCTATTTGATCTCGAATGGAAGGATCCAAGCTAGCTGAGGATTGATGAACAATTAGTACAAAAGTTCACTTAACAATTTCTCACACTTCAAGTCAAGTTTCAAAACATATATACGCATGGTAAAATCAACAAAGAGCATACAATAGCACAGAATCAACACTATCAAGTCACTTCTTCACTACAACGCCAACAAAGCTCCACCCCAAGCCTAGCCACCAATTGAGATGTTCCAAGctaaccaaaataaaaataaacaaaatttacCTCTTATATATTCACTTCAACTTTAATCTCTAAATCTCCTAACTTTGCTCCTCAAATAAAATCTCCAACACAGATCTGATTCTTCAGCTCCTACCACTCCTGCAAAGTTAATTCATATAATTAATTCTCAAACAACAATTTACTTCGATATCCCCAAATCTGCTCCACAATTAATCCTACAAGTAAACGGTTGATACGGATCTTTTTACTTTCTAGCACACGCGCAATTAACAATAATTTATCAAGCAAGAGGAACGATAGGAAGAATAGAAAGAAGGACCAGAGAAGAgtcttcttcatcttctacaCACTCAATTCCACACCATTCTTTTAATTCCTTTGCATCATAAATACGGCAGTTTTGCAAACAACGGTAGTCCCAGGAATAAAGTCTTGAATACAAATCAACCAGTAATCCTGTTTGCCTTTTTATTCTTTCAACTCAAATTTGAAAATGTAAGAAAGGATAATGAGACTTAGCATTGGACAAATCAACCAATAATCAGGTATATTTGTTATACAAGCATCACTAAAATCTCAAGTTATGACAAATAGGAAATAGACCAGGTCTTATAACACAATTAGCGTTGCAAGTTATATATTAGATTCTACCTATTCTAGCAGCTTCCAGAAAACCTCTCGAAATCTgccatcataaaaaaaatatcagaaTGGAAGTAGACTCATGTTTATGGAGATCATGACGTAGCCAATCCAAATAAACACTTGTTAAGAGTTGCCTCCCTCAACTCTTTCAAACCCGCAGAGCTCAAGAAACTTCACACCTTCCTCGAATCTGCCAACTCTCTCCTGTTGAAAGGCCAAGAAACACACATCAACATCACTACAACTGTTTTCCATTCTCAAGAGAGGGAAATGGACCACACCAGGGAAACGAGCAAGTTACCTGGAATGCAGGATTGCTGATGCGAATCTTTCTGAACTTCCCCTCGTCAGGATCCTTGAAGACATTTTTAACATGGATCAAGAGAGGTTAAAATGCTCTCATAGCTCGGGTATTGTTATCCTAGCACATCAGATGCAATGATTTTAAAACAACTAGATGGTAAGATTTGAGTTTTTTCTATATAAGAAAAATTCATTAGTACTTCAGTCatttggaaaaaaatgaaagaaatagGAACAGTTCATATCCCTTTCTCAGTGTACAAGTAATATCCTGAGAGGGTTGAGATTAGCTACCTTATTTGATGTTTAAGAGTTCTTAAACATTCTCTCATGCTGACACGGGCGTTTCGGGCAAAGCAGCAGGATCAATTAGCTCCGTGTTCTGCATTACAAATATGAATATGTAAGGAGCCACGAGACCTGCTAAGTAGTAACTAAAGGAGACACAAAATTCAAGTGTTTCATACATTTGTTTGTTGTGGCAATCCAGTATTCACTGATGCAGGAACCTCCATAGGCAATCCCAGCATCCAGCGTCTTTCTGACTACCATATGAAAGGAAACATAGTATAAGAAATAACAACGTTTCAATTGGTAGGAAATAGATAATTTCATAATCTCAGAGCTCAGCCATTTTGGCAGATGACTGATgcaaagaacacaaaaatattgaGTGAAATCATGAAACAAACTCACAAAGCAATTTAGTGTGGTGAGGAATATAATTTCTTTACTAGTGTTCAATGTTCCTTCACTTTTTGccccaatatttatttataatgcaACGAAATGGTAGAAACGAGACTTTGTTAATTGCAGGAAGGCTGGCATGCAATAATTCAGGTACCTTGTCCTGCTGCAATTTTTGACAAATTCTTTTGCGTGCtattttctcttcctctttaTCTGCTTTTTGTTGTGATAGAAGCCTGAAACCGACTCCAagcaaataaaagaaatatgatAGAAACCAAAAGCAGAAAAGACGAACGTGTAGAAAAGGCAAACCTTTTCCTGTCACTTTCTTCAGCCATCCTTTTAGCCTCTAACAGTTCTTTCCTGGTCGAATTCTTTCCTGCATATAGCAAAGGTATCTGATGAGAGAATGCCAAATAGATTGACTAAAGTAAACCCAATCATCTAAACCTGTAAGTCTATACTGTTGATCAGACACGCCAAACTAACCTGGCTAAGTTTTCAGAAAAGCTGCCAAATTGAACTCAGAGAATGGAAGCTAAAACATATTATGAATTCAAATATGGAGCAACAAGGAACAGATATAATGCCTATACATTACTCAAGAAACACGCTTGTCCAACACCTTATGTGAATATGCATAACTCATAAGTTAAGAGTTTTGTTTAAAGCTTCTAATGCAATGTATACTAGTAGTTCATAGTTTAACCCAAAATCAACACTAATTCTGACCTAAAAATCAAATACAGCAAACTATATAGTAATTGTATAGTTGCATATAGAGAATAAGCAAATGCACACCAATACTCGGAAatcaaaacaattaaaataagtAGTTTTAATTTCCCGACGACATTAGCCCCTCGGTAAATGATTTATgaaataattgttttaaaaaatataatagctTTACCCACGGAACCATCCGttggtaaaataaaatgacaatttCCGTCACAGATACGTTGGAATTGACGTCGGAAAAATTACCAATGGCAAATCCCTTGGTAATCCATTGGTAAATGCCGATGGAAATTATGTTGTCAGTAAATCCCTTGGTAATTAGCTTGTTTTTTTGTAGTGTACATACCTTGTTATTTTGATACTGTGAAAAATTTGATAACAGGCTTCAGATTTTGTTGTTTCAGCCAAAAATCAATtggtagaaaaaaataaaaattctctTATTCAAAATTGGATATAGTCCTTGACGATTTACTGTCGTTGCTTGCTTTTCACCGCCTTAGATCATGCTAGGTTAAAATACCACTCCCTCCGATCCGTCCATCATTAGGAGTTTTACTTCTTttcagcacgggttttaagaaatgttaagaaacgTATGTGGATATTATAAGTGTACCGGGACACCTATTCGCATACAAAGCGAAAAGGAAAAACGGAATTCATTATTGCAGGCGGAGGAAGTAAAACCTTGGCACTGAGATCAACTGAGAAAAGTTAGGTAACTAATCTATAGGCACACCGCATCAAATTTATTCTCTAGAGAGAATCATTTTGTGAAAGTGTAGTGAATAGTGTATTCGTTCATAGCATCCTGATTTTGGATCCATTTTAGTGTTAATTTTGCGTCTTTCTCTTTCCTATATAATTTGAAGTTTTCCATTTATGTCAGCTCCTCAATATAGGCTATAACTGGTTCCATAAAAAATGTactaaatattttgaaaaatcctTAAAAAATAAGTCAACAACCATATTCTGGAAGATCTACGCTATTCATTCAACACTATATATACATtcagtattaatttaatttaaaaaaaaaaaaactgccGGCCGTTGGAAAATTTATTGTTTGTGTTCCACTTCCACACAAGagaaggtatatatatatatatatatatatgtatattgaaCTATTCTAACGTGTAATATATCATCTTAATTTGTAAATAACTCAACAAACAACTCTTTTATACATATCTACAATGTAAAATTTATAGggagtagtagtatataagTAGTTAATCGAGAGGAGTTGAGGTGACGAAATCCGGCAGCGGAAACGGCTTCCAATCCATCATCTCTGTCCCGAAGTGGAAGCTCCGTTGAGAGGGCGGCAGTCCTAGGGAGAGAGAGGAGCTGTTCTCCTGCCCGAACAACTTCTCTCCGATCCCGTAACTGTCGATGCtttcagcagcagcagcagagaGAGTATTTGGCGGTTTCTGGTCGGCCGTGGGAGGTGATGTGATGGATTGGTGGTTGGTTTCTTGGAGGTACATCTCCTCAACCATGGGCTTCCACAGCCGCACTCGGGCGTTTATGAACCAATTCGACACCTGCATCAAACTCATGTCATAGTATTCATTTGCCAACACTGTTTTTAAGAAACTACTACTGATGTCACAAAAGATACATTGCATAACATTTCTGTGTATTTACacaaataattgtatttgtgtttgattttgcttactactactatactccattttattactactactcattttcttattaattattgattttgcCTAAATGTACAATTATTGGACAATACAGGATCGAGTAATGAACTTTCAAACTGTGGTCAAAACTATTTTAGTTGTGTTTAATAAAATATGTTTGAGCTTTGGGAGAATATTATTTGTACACCAATCtatatgaaattataaataagTCAATACTATTATTCTTaggtataaatttataattttacatACGCTTAGAAGTTTAATTATTAATGATATTTTCCCAGGATTTAGTAAGTGAAGTACTTTTTTAACCGGTTAATGAAATACATTTGCCGGCAAATTTCAGAATTATGACACTGCCATGCAGAATGGGTAATTACATTGGACCAGGAGTACAATTTGTCTATATATATTTACCTACCCcacatgtatatatatgcatgcaattATTTTGTCACAAGAGAATCTACAATGGGGAAGACTatccgcccgatgcatcgggcgggcCATCGTCTGCCACTGTAGCCttgcggacgatgcccgatgcatcgtccgcgccctatacaTCATCCGTGGACGATGGCGTCGGAAcacgcatcgtccgccccattgcggtcacgcggacgatgcaacgcgttttccttttttttcaaaatttttatctatttaaacccTCATTTCTCTTCCATTTCCCACACCAATAATTCTCTCACATCTCTCACTTTCTCCACACACCAATATTTTACTCCCAATCTTTCTCACTGAAAAAAATGAGACCcggcgacgactggagtacctcggaggACATTACTCGGGCCTTGACTCGAGCCTTATTCGATTGCGTTCATGAAGCTGCGGCGGAATGCTTGGCCGAAATGGAGCGCGAAGCAGCGGAGCAAGCCCAGGCGGTGCGGATCCCACGTTCGATTCGACGTCAGACGTTTGTCCGCCGCGAGCACGACGTAGCTCACCAATGTCTGTTCGCAGACTACTTTgacgagcaaccacggtggggccagGCGGTTTTTCACCGCCGTTTTAGAATGCGCCGagatctttttctcagcattgtccaaacgttggaggcacgtgatgaatacttccagtatcggaaagatggcatcggcagacccggacttacgccgttgcagaagtgcacggttgctCTTCGGTAGTTGGCCTACGACACCACGtcggacatgttcgacgagtaccttcacgtcAGGGAGACAACTGGCATCGAGTGTCTGAAGAATTTTtctaggggagttgtggaggcttataGCAACATCTATTTGCAAAAGCCGACTGCTGAGGATTGCCAggccctgatgaagatgcacgagacggcgcacgactttcctggAATGCTATGGAGCATCGATTGTATGCACTGAGAGTGAAAGAATTtcccgacggcgtggagagacCAATTTAccagtggatacaagggcaacCACCctacgatgatcctcgaagccgtcgctgaccatcggctctggatctggcatgcttacttcggtgtagcggggtcgaacaacgacatcaacgtcctaaACTCATCCAGcttcttcaccgagcaatgcaatggcaacggcccgaccatcgaCTTCACTGCCAACGGACGCCAATATcaatggggtactacttggcagATGACATATACCCGAGGTGGCCTGTTTttttgaagacgatcagctgcccaatgggtgagaagagagttttattcgcgcaaaagcaggaggctgagcggaaggatgtggagcgggaaatttggtgtgctccaagcgcggtgggcaatagtgaaggGTCCGGCGCGCTTCTGGTACAATGACGTCATCGCcaatgtcatgtatgcgtgcatcatcttgcataacatgatagtcgaacacgaggctggaagagtcaccgattgaggcgatgatgaaggtgaatctagctccagcacggcagccccgccccacgttcgaggattaccgatgggcttcaatgaggttctatctagacaggcctcaatgcgcaaccaacaagaccatgctcagctcatgaacgacatgactGCAGAAGTTTGGGACCGTAACCGCCGTtgagaatttgtagtttttttatttcgtagtataatgtttgaattttaatgaaatggagttttttttttaatttttgtagtgttttaaatattcaaataaataaaatgcttagggcaGACTATAAGGCATCctactgcaggtggaagggtaggaggatgaaatgctgatgtggcggagcATAGAGCACCTCATTGTGAATGTCCTAAAACATATATCTCGACGACATATATATAATTCCTAATTAATCTATTATCAtacacaaattaatttatttcttaACTAGAAAAACTGTTTAAATTATACTACCCCATATGCATGCATATATACaagtggagtattaattaataccTGACTCCTGGTAAGCCCTGTTTGCTTAGCTAGCATTTGCTTATCCGAATCCTTAGGATACCTGcatttcaacaaataaaactaaTTATACATCAATCTTCAACAATATTAGCTAACAATTactactaaaattaaaaaaaaaataattacggATGAAGAAAGTGTTGAAAGAGCCAAGCACGAAGCACCGAGACAGCTTTCTCAGGCAGTCCTCTTTGCGGTCTCCACGCATTGTTCCGCCCCATCCCCGCCACAAACCTCAGCCTCGACACCTCCGAACCTTGGACCTCGCCCAAGCTCTTATTCAAAGCCTTCATCTGTGAAGAAATCGTGGATTTCAAGCACCGGAATTGCTTCAAGATTGTGTTCATGGCCACCTGCGTGTACGAACGCGCTGATCCCATCCCTGCGGCCTGCTCGAATGCATCTACTATCATCTGCATTTCCTGCTGATACAGTCTGCATCTTTGCTCCACCTAATTAATATTCGAATTAGAGATTTAGAGGGTGATGAGTATATTTGATTTTctgatgacaaaaaaaaatattgtacaTGGATGGCCTCTCAATGTGTTTAGGGAGGGAGACAAGGCAATAAATTCCTGTTAGGGGACCATGATCCCACCATTGGCTTTAATTAGAATTGGACCTATTCATCATCAATTGAGAAGTACAAGTTTGGTTAATCTGGGGAAAAAATGATCCCTACGTGTTTACATTTTCCCAAAATTAATGTCACTATTTTTGAATCTTAACGTTTTGCTATTGAATTTTCAATAACGGAGTCATGAAAATGGCTCAAGTCAATTTTTTTGGACACTTAAAAGTTGACATGTGCGTCAAGTCATAACCCCAAAATCAGCATAGTATAAGCGATTTTTTCAACGCTAAGTGCATATTTAGCCTTGTTTTTCAAGCTCAAAATTATTGACTCgccatattttcttatttttactGATTAgtcatatatataataaaaatgaagtgaTGGCCCCGCTATGCATAAATGTGAGCCACACACAGAAAAAGATGACATTTATTAGGCTTTTGCAGAAAATGTTGAAGTTGAATTGTGCTTCTTCATATCTCAAGAATCTCACTTGATTGATGTATATACATTATATAGTTGTTTGATGGAATAAAAATATGAGTTATTGCGAAAAAGAAGGTTGAAAAACCCATACCTCATCCAACATGTTAACTAGTTTAGCTTTCTTCATCTGAATCTCCTGTCTCTGAGCCGTCGTGAGATTGGCGCCGCCTTTGTTAGAAGACGGAGCTTCCTTATTTGCAGCGGCGGTCAGGTCTTTGATCGGTTTGGCCTCATCGTTGTTACCGACGCTGACCACTTCATCTAGAAGCTCTTGAGCGGCCTTTAGGTATTTGGAGCCCGTGATCATAATAGTGTTGGATGAATTATTCACAGCAGCCGCCGGAAAATCATGATCGCCGCCCGTGAGGCTGAGGGAGAGGCCTCGAGGATTAATATTATTGTTCCCACCGCCCCACATGCTGTAGAGGTGGGAGGAGATCTCTTGCTGGTGCGGCGGCGCGTGGGGATTGGAGAAGAGCATGTTGGATTGGGGTTGGGTGTCTATGTAATTAGGGTTCATTAGATAGAGTGTGTCACATTCAATTCCTTGGTagtacataatttttttatgattattagtagtttttttattctAGGGATCCTTGATCGGTTTAGAAATCCGGCTGAGACCTGAGGAATTCATCCATGCACTCAGAATAATTCCGTATATATCAAATTTGCTAATTAATTAAGGTAGTGAATTTTGTACAAGAATTCTGACTGCATACagaaaaattagaaatataTACTAGCATATGAATAGCGAAATACTAAAGAATAAAGGGGAACAGAAAGATGTAAGAAAAT
It contains:
- the LOC121787108 gene encoding BEL1-like homeodomain protein 1, producing the protein MYYQGIECDTLYLMNPNYIDTQPQSNMLFSNPHAPPHQQEISSHLYSMWGGGNNNINPRGLSLSLTGGDHDFPAAAVNNSSNTIMITGSKYLKAAQELLDEVVSVGNNDEAKPIKDLTAAANKEAPSSNKGGANLTTAQRQEIQMKKAKLVNMLDEVEQRCRLYQQEMQMIVDAFEQAAGMGSARSYTQVAMNTILKQFRCLKSTISSQMKALNKSLGEVQGSEVSRLRFVAGMGRNNAWRPQRGLPEKAVSVLRAWLFQHFLHPYPKDSDKQMLAKQTGLTRSQVSNWFINARVRLWKPMVEEMYLQETNHQSITSPPTADQKPPNTLSAAAAESIDSYGIGEKLFGQENSSSLSLGLPPSQRSFHFGTEMMDWKPFPLPDFVTSTPLD